One Corynebacterium tuberculostearicum DNA window includes the following coding sequences:
- a CDS encoding aspartate-semialdehyde dehydrogenase, which translates to MTTVAVVGATGQVGRVMRSILEERNFPADKVRFFASSRSAGTELEFRGEQITVEDLAEVTEQSVADVDIALFSAGGSTSKQWAPVFAAAGATVVDNSSAYRKDPEVPLIVSEVNPEAAKNTPKGIIANPNCTTMAAMPVLKVLHDAAGLNKLHVSSYQAVSGSGLAGVQALAAQVYSVGEHNVGLVHDGSAIDDEDFGPYVAPIAYNALPMAGNLVDDGSLETDEEQKLRNESRKILDIPELKVAGTCVRIPVFTGHTLTIHAEFDKPITPEQATELLGGAPGVTLADVPTPLAATGIDESLVGRIRQDQTVDDNKGLVLVVAGDNLRKGAALNTIQIAELLV; encoded by the coding sequence ATGACCACTGTTGCAGTCGTAGGCGCTACCGGCCAGGTCGGCCGCGTTATGCGCTCCATCTTGGAAGAACGCAATTTCCCGGCGGATAAGGTGCGCTTTTTCGCCTCGTCTCGCTCCGCCGGCACCGAACTGGAATTCCGCGGCGAGCAGATTACCGTAGAAGACCTCGCTGAGGTTACCGAGCAATCCGTTGCAGACGTTGATATTGCCTTGTTCTCCGCCGGTGGCTCCACCTCCAAGCAGTGGGCCCCGGTATTCGCCGCAGCCGGCGCGACCGTGGTGGATAATTCCTCGGCCTACCGCAAGGACCCAGAGGTTCCCCTCATCGTTTCCGAGGTCAACCCCGAGGCAGCCAAGAACACCCCGAAGGGCATCATCGCGAACCCGAACTGCACCACCATGGCTGCCATGCCAGTGCTGAAGGTCCTCCACGATGCCGCTGGCCTGAATAAGCTTCACGTGTCCTCCTACCAGGCGGTGTCTGGCTCCGGTCTGGCCGGCGTGCAGGCGCTGGCCGCGCAGGTATATTCCGTCGGTGAGCACAATGTGGGATTGGTCCACGACGGCTCCGCGATTGATGACGAAGACTTTGGGCCGTACGTGGCACCTATCGCCTATAACGCCCTGCCGATGGCCGGAAACCTCGTTGATGATGGCTCCCTGGAGACCGACGAGGAACAAAAGCTGCGCAACGAATCCCGCAAGATCCTGGACATTCCGGAACTCAAGGTAGCGGGCACCTGCGTGCGCATCCCGGTCTTCACCGGCCACACCCTGACCATTCACGCCGAGTTCGATAAGCCCATCACCCCAGAGCAGGCCACCGAGCTTTTGGGCGGCGCTCCGGGCGTTACGCTTGCCGACGTCCCCACTCCGCTCGCCGCCACCGGCATCGACGAGTCCTTGGTTGGCCGCATCCGCCAGGACCAGACGGTGGACGATAACAAGGGCCTCGTGCTCGTTGTTGCCGGTGATAACCTGCGCAAGGGCGCTGCTCTCAACACCATCCAGATTGCAGAGCTGCTCGTCTAG
- a CDS encoding aspartate kinase, whose translation MALIVQKYGGSSLESADRIRAVAERIVATKKQGNDVVVVCSAMGDTTDELLDLAAQVNPVPPRREMDMLLTAGERISNALVAMAVESLGAHAQSFTGSQAGVLTTERHGNARIVDVTPGRLTEALDEGKICIVAGFQGVNKESRDVTTLGRGGSDTTAVALAAALNADVCEIYSDVDGVYTADPRIVPDAQKLDKLSFEEMLEMAAVGSKILVLRSVEYARAFNVPLRVRSSYSNDPGTLVTGSMEDIPVEEAVLTGVATDKSEAKVTVLGIPDRPGEAAKVFRVIADAEINIDMVLQNVSSLEDGTTDITFTCPRADGPRAMELLTKLKSEGGWANVLYDDQVGKVSLVGAGMKSHPGVTAEFTEALRDVDVNMELISTSEIRISVLTREADLDKAARALHDKFQLGGEEEATVYAGTGR comes from the coding sequence GTGGCCCTGATCGTGCAAAAATATGGCGGCTCATCCCTCGAATCCGCAGACCGCATTCGCGCCGTTGCGGAGCGCATCGTGGCCACCAAGAAGCAGGGCAACGACGTCGTTGTGGTGTGCTCCGCCATGGGCGATACCACCGATGAGTTGCTCGACCTTGCCGCCCAGGTCAACCCCGTGCCACCACGGCGCGAAATGGACATGCTGCTGACCGCGGGCGAGCGCATCTCCAATGCGCTGGTGGCCATGGCCGTGGAATCTCTGGGTGCCCATGCTCAGTCCTTTACCGGCTCCCAGGCCGGCGTGCTCACCACCGAGCGCCACGGCAATGCCCGCATCGTGGACGTTACCCCAGGCCGCCTGACTGAAGCGCTGGATGAGGGCAAGATCTGCATCGTCGCCGGATTCCAGGGAGTTAATAAGGAATCGCGCGATGTCACCACGCTGGGCCGCGGTGGTTCCGATACCACCGCGGTGGCGCTAGCCGCCGCGCTGAATGCGGACGTGTGTGAGATTTATTCCGATGTCGATGGCGTGTATACCGCAGACCCGCGCATCGTCCCGGACGCGCAGAAGCTAGACAAGCTCTCCTTTGAGGAGATGCTGGAGATGGCCGCGGTAGGTTCCAAGATTTTGGTTCTGCGCAGCGTGGAGTACGCCCGCGCGTTCAATGTACCCTTGCGAGTTCGCTCGTCTTATTCAAATGACCCCGGCACCCTAGTGACCGGATCGATGGAGGATATTCCTGTGGAAGAAGCAGTACTCACTGGTGTAGCAACCGATAAGTCCGAGGCAAAGGTCACCGTCCTTGGAATCCCGGACCGCCCAGGGGAGGCAGCGAAGGTTTTCCGTGTCATTGCCGATGCGGAGATCAATATCGACATGGTCTTGCAAAACGTCTCCTCCCTGGAGGATGGCACCACCGATATCACCTTCACCTGCCCGCGTGCCGACGGCCCGCGCGCCATGGAGCTGTTGACCAAGCTGAAGTCCGAAGGCGGCTGGGCCAATGTGCTTTACGACGACCAGGTGGGCAAGGTCTCCCTCGTCGGCGCCGGCATGAAGTCCCACCCGGGCGTGACCGCCGAGTTTACCGAGGCCCTGCGCGACGTCGACGTCAATATGGAGCTCATCTCCACCTCCGAAATCCGCATCTCCGTGCTCACCCGCGAGGCTGACCTGGATAAGGCCGCTCGTGCGCTGCACGATAAGTTCCAGCTTGGTGGCGAAGAAGAAGCCACGGTTTATGCTGGAACCGGACGTTAA
- a CDS encoding DMT family transporter translates to MHITGIFTTVERVLSNLLAIFFALASALTVAWGTVIRHRIALDADDSVMRAAMSNPLWWVGTAAAIGAYGLQVIALGFGTLLVVQPILVLSLMFTLPLSAWYSGRKMPFHEVFWSIALTIAVGIMVIYGRPVAGNPRPEWSDWWPALLVGLTTLAILGAAAAKLPNQRPLALGTACGVIYGFVALLSKAVVDIFTHEGLTTLLASWQFYGLIGLALTGTVVQQYSFNAGPLAHSLPAMTIFEPIVAFGLGYMVLGEKFLIDTAVGWAIMLIALTVMVLSTIVLSRSPVSQRG, encoded by the coding sequence ATGCATATAACAGGAATCTTTACTACCGTTGAGCGGGTGTTAAGCAACCTCCTCGCCATCTTTTTCGCGCTCGCATCCGCGCTGACGGTTGCTTGGGGCACAGTCATCCGCCACCGCATCGCCCTTGACGCCGATGATTCGGTCATGCGCGCCGCCATGTCTAACCCCTTGTGGTGGGTGGGCACCGCGGCCGCGATTGGCGCCTACGGCCTGCAGGTTATCGCGCTCGGCTTCGGCACCTTGCTGGTCGTCCAGCCCATCTTGGTGCTGTCCTTGATGTTTACCCTGCCGCTATCGGCGTGGTACTCCGGCCGCAAGATGCCCTTCCACGAAGTTTTCTGGTCCATTGCGCTGACCATCGCGGTGGGCATCATGGTCATCTACGGCCGACCGGTTGCCGGCAATCCCCGCCCAGAATGGAGCGATTGGTGGCCGGCGCTCCTCGTGGGGTTGACCACCCTCGCAATCCTCGGCGCGGCGGCCGCAAAGCTACCGAATCAGCGCCCCCTGGCATTGGGCACGGCCTGCGGCGTTATCTATGGCTTCGTCGCCCTGCTCTCGAAGGCCGTGGTGGATATTTTCACCCACGAAGGCCTCACCACCCTGCTGGCCAGCTGGCAGTTCTACGGCCTCATCGGCCTCGCGCTCACCGGCACGGTGGTACAGCAATATTCCTTCAACGCCGGCCCCCTGGCCCATTCCCTGCCGGCCATGACCATCTTTGAACCCATCGTGGCCTTCGGCTTGGGATACATGGTGCTGGGAGAGAAATTCCTCATCGATACGGCCGTCGGTTGGGCAATTATGCTCATCGCCCTGACCGTCATGGTGCTATCCACCATCGTGCTCTCCCGCAGCCCGGTGAGCCAGCGCGGCTAG
- a CDS encoding mannosyltransferase family protein, with the protein MPFVSTARNAVSNSSSLLRYLWAPAALVALIGAAVRVGVLAAVAAVQDDKLWGLLNKWDAKHYVEIARGGYFGADISTDGPVHETTMAFFPGFPFLVRAVSGILGTGEAGTAIALNVLFSIALAAGVMALAAQMGMGKWAQVLSAVVVTSAPMSIVFSMPYTEALFGALAIWAVVALVGERWWAAAAYIFVAGLVRLTAVDLVAVFGLMVLLRARKDWRAWAAVAFSVVPLVGYLWWSSSHLKDVGGYFGIQKEHWNSGFDGGKATVVWLWETLTGATNGGYLLSAGVMIAAPVCLVLAWRRLPLAAWLFSAVLMANVLLSDGIMHSRPRLLLPAVIVLLPWVKKGASASVAVIAWALFGAWFSAYMLGVFEWAI; encoded by the coding sequence ATGCCTTTCGTGTCTACCGCCCGCAATGCCGTGTCCAACTCGTCGTCCTTACTGCGCTACTTGTGGGCGCCTGCTGCGCTCGTTGCGCTCATCGGAGCCGCAGTGCGCGTGGGCGTGCTCGCGGCGGTGGCCGCCGTGCAGGACGATAAGCTCTGGGGACTGCTTAATAAGTGGGACGCCAAGCACTACGTAGAAATCGCCCGCGGCGGTTACTTCGGTGCGGATATCTCAACGGATGGGCCGGTCCATGAGACGACCATGGCCTTCTTCCCGGGCTTTCCCTTCCTGGTGCGCGCGGTAAGCGGCATCCTGGGAACCGGCGAGGCCGGCACCGCTATTGCGCTTAACGTGCTCTTTAGCATTGCGCTGGCCGCCGGGGTGATGGCCCTGGCCGCGCAGATGGGCATGGGGAAGTGGGCCCAGGTGCTCAGCGCCGTAGTGGTAACCAGCGCGCCGATGTCCATCGTGTTTTCTATGCCGTATACCGAGGCGCTTTTCGGGGCACTGGCTATCTGGGCGGTGGTGGCGCTGGTGGGCGAGCGCTGGTGGGCCGCCGCGGCGTATATCTTTGTGGCCGGGCTCGTGCGCCTTACCGCGGTGGACCTTGTTGCGGTCTTTGGGCTTATGGTGCTGCTGCGGGCCCGAAAGGACTGGCGAGCCTGGGCCGCGGTGGCGTTTTCGGTCGTGCCGCTGGTGGGGTATTTGTGGTGGTCGAGCAGCCATTTGAAAGATGTCGGCGGTTACTTTGGTATCCAGAAGGAACATTGGAATTCCGGCTTTGATGGCGGCAAAGCCACGGTGGTGTGGCTGTGGGAGACGCTCACCGGGGCCACCAATGGCGGCTACCTGCTTAGCGCCGGCGTAATGATCGCTGCCCCGGTATGCCTGGTGCTGGCGTGGCGCCGCCTGCCGCTGGCGGCCTGGCTATTTTCCGCCGTCCTCATGGCCAATGTGCTGCTTTCTGATGGCATCATGCACTCGCGGCCCCGGCTGCTCCTGCCGGCGGTGATCGTGTTGTTGCCGTGGGTGAAAAAGGGGGCGTCGGCAAGCGTGGCGGTTATTGCCTGGGCCCTGTTTGGCGCGTGGTTTTCGGCCTATATGCTCGGCGTATTTGAGTGGGCCATCTAG
- the leuA gene encoding 2-isopropylmalate synthase, whose protein sequence is MSPTDSFISAPRDITTPNGPRREGQPMWNKQRGSAMPHERYQPFAVEVEDIDLADRTWPSKKITNAPQWCAVDLRDGNQALIDPMSPERKHRMFDLLVKMGYKEIEVGFPSASQTDFNFVREIIEGNKIPDDVTIQVLVQARERLIRRTFEACEGAKNVIVHFYNSTSKLQRRVVFRKDKPAIKKLATDAAALIKSIAADYPDTTWRWEYSPESFTGTELDYAREVCNEVVEIMDPSPDNPMIINLPSTVEMISPNVYADSIEWMHRNLARREDIVLSLHPHNDRGEGIAAAELGFMAGADRIEGCLFGNGERTGNVDLVTLGLNMLTQGVDPQIDFSDLPQIRETVEYCNQLRVPERHPYGGELVFTAFSGSHQDAINKGLDALAATIRPGANNTEVSWEELRAAIWEVPYLPIDPKDVGRDYQAVIRVNSQSGKGGVAYIMKTDHGINMPRAMQAEFSTVVQEITDSEGGEVNSKNMWDIFATEFLDRETPLAVEAFHMDNSPAADGDVAVTATVAFRGEKSTVSGTGNGPIAAYANALESLGIDFEVMEYSQQSRSAGDDAEAACYIAADVNQNKVWGAGIAGSTTRASINAINSAVNRALA, encoded by the coding sequence ATGTCCCCCACTGACTCTTTTATCAGCGCCCCTCGCGATATCACCACCCCTAACGGCCCGCGCCGCGAAGGCCAGCCCATGTGGAATAAGCAGCGCGGCTCGGCCATGCCCCACGAGCGCTACCAACCCTTCGCCGTCGAGGTGGAAGACATCGACCTGGCGGACCGCACGTGGCCCAGCAAGAAGATCACGAACGCCCCACAGTGGTGCGCGGTGGATCTGCGCGATGGCAACCAAGCGCTGATTGATCCCATGAGCCCAGAGCGCAAACACCGCATGTTCGACCTGCTGGTCAAGATGGGCTACAAGGAAATCGAGGTCGGCTTCCCGTCCGCCTCCCAAACGGATTTCAACTTCGTCCGCGAAATCATCGAGGGCAATAAGATTCCCGATGACGTCACCATCCAGGTGCTAGTCCAAGCGCGCGAACGCCTCATCCGCCGCACCTTTGAGGCCTGCGAGGGCGCCAAGAACGTCATCGTGCACTTCTATAACTCCACCTCGAAGCTGCAGCGCCGTGTGGTCTTCCGCAAGGACAAGCCCGCCATCAAGAAGCTGGCTACCGACGCCGCCGCACTCATCAAATCCATCGCCGCGGACTACCCAGACACCACGTGGCGCTGGGAGTACTCCCCCGAATCCTTCACCGGCACCGAGCTAGACTACGCCCGCGAGGTCTGCAATGAAGTAGTAGAGATCATGGATCCCTCCCCTGATAACCCAATGATCATCAACCTGCCCTCCACCGTGGAGATGATCTCGCCCAATGTCTACGCCGATTCCATCGAGTGGATGCACCGCAATCTAGCCCGCCGCGAGGACATCGTGCTCTCCCTGCACCCGCATAATGACCGCGGCGAGGGAATCGCCGCCGCCGAGCTGGGCTTTATGGCCGGCGCGGACCGCATCGAAGGCTGCCTGTTTGGCAACGGCGAGCGCACCGGCAACGTCGATCTCGTCACTTTGGGCCTGAACATGCTCACCCAGGGCGTGGACCCGCAGATCGATTTTTCTGATCTGCCGCAGATTCGCGAAACCGTTGAATACTGCAACCAGCTGCGCGTGCCGGAGCGCCACCCCTATGGCGGCGAGTTGGTCTTTACCGCCTTTTCCGGTTCCCACCAAGACGCCATCAACAAGGGCTTGGATGCGCTGGCAGCCACCATCCGCCCCGGCGCGAACAATACCGAGGTCTCGTGGGAAGAACTGCGCGCAGCCATCTGGGAGGTTCCCTACCTGCCTATCGATCCGAAGGACGTGGGCCGCGACTACCAGGCGGTCATCCGCGTCAACTCCCAGTCCGGCAAGGGTGGCGTTGCCTACATCATGAAGACCGACCACGGCATCAATATGCCGCGCGCCATGCAAGCGGAATTTTCCACCGTGGTGCAAGAAATCACCGACTCCGAGGGCGGCGAGGTCAATTCCAAGAATATGTGGGACATCTTCGCCACCGAATTCCTTGATCGCGAGACCCCGCTGGCTGTGGAGGCCTTCCACATGGACAACTCCCCGGCCGCTGACGGTGACGTCGCCGTGACCGCCACGGTTGCCTTCCGCGGGGAAAAATCCACCGTCTCCGGCACCGGCAACGGCCCCATCGCGGCGTATGCCAACGCGCTGGAATCCCTGGGCATCGACTTCGAGGTCATGGAATACTCCCAGCAGTCCCGCTCCGCCGGCGACGACGCTGAGGCCGCCTGTTATATCGCCGCCGACGTCAACCAGAACAAGGTCTGGGGAGCAGGCATCGCCGGATCCACCACGCGGGCTTCCATCAACGCGATTAACTCCGCCGTCAACCGCGCCTTGGCCTAA
- a CDS encoding DNA polymerase III subunit epsilon, translating to MRPSGEPDAAKPKPKPKPKPHPPAHHERPAAPEAANKKPQQPQQAESSTDAADYPYVALTLQTTGIHPSTGRIVTIDAVAFNDAGEHGQLFHAVLKPDIDAGPRHLHGLSTTDIEQAPAFGKILKSLDKLIDGRTLIVHDLPYTWGFLVAEARRAMMAAARQNRARNRGRNKGRRRRQKVGHVPTPVRIIDTLATSYAQQVRSNDVRLGGVAKQSGLDATPKASVERAGRPEPETSREDTELLIALYRQQEGGTVRSYAPDDVRADRFGLQRSHVRVDAAEAPVQHHNPGKYEPGKELRRGMEIVVAPEILEDPDTIIAALMREELNYSEKLTRESSLVVCNVTTDLVGKPMHAHRKGIPLMSDAAFLDALTRIEDAEPEPESAKPAPRAQRSPQNNKKGGGKNHKRRRRRGGRGGRGRGRRNSGGSAGKKND from the coding sequence GTGCGACCGTCCGGCGAACCAGACGCCGCAAAACCCAAGCCAAAACCGAAGCCGAAGCCGCACCCACCAGCCCATCACGAGCGACCTGCCGCGCCGGAGGCAGCTAACAAGAAGCCGCAGCAGCCGCAGCAGGCCGAATCATCCACCGATGCGGCCGACTACCCCTACGTGGCGCTGACCCTACAGACCACCGGCATCCACCCCAGCACCGGGCGCATCGTGACTATCGACGCCGTTGCTTTCAACGACGCCGGCGAACACGGCCAGCTCTTCCACGCCGTCCTCAAGCCCGATATCGACGCCGGACCGCGCCACCTCCACGGGCTGAGCACCACCGATATTGAGCAGGCACCAGCTTTTGGCAAGATCCTTAAATCGCTGGACAAGCTTATCGACGGCCGCACGCTCATCGTCCACGATCTCCCCTATACCTGGGGCTTTCTCGTCGCCGAGGCCCGCCGCGCCATGATGGCCGCCGCGCGCCAAAACCGGGCGCGCAACCGCGGCCGCAACAAGGGCCGCCGGCGCCGCCAAAAGGTCGGACACGTCCCCACGCCGGTGCGCATTATCGATACCTTGGCCACCTCCTATGCGCAGCAGGTGCGGTCGAATGATGTGCGGTTGGGGGGCGTCGCCAAGCAGAGCGGCCTGGACGCCACGCCGAAAGCCTCGGTGGAGCGCGCCGGCCGGCCCGAGCCAGAAACCTCCCGCGAGGACACCGAGCTGCTCATCGCGCTCTACCGCCAGCAAGAAGGCGGCACGGTGCGCAGCTATGCGCCGGATGACGTGCGCGCCGATCGCTTCGGCCTGCAACGCTCCCACGTGCGCGTCGACGCCGCCGAGGCCCCCGTCCAGCACCACAACCCCGGCAAGTACGAGCCGGGCAAGGAGCTGCGCCGCGGCATGGAAATCGTGGTCGCACCGGAAATCCTCGAGGACCCAGACACCATCATCGCCGCGCTCATGCGCGAGGAGCTCAATTATTCGGAAAAGCTTACCCGCGAGTCCTCGCTGGTGGTCTGCAATGTCACCACGGATCTGGTGGGCAAGCCCATGCATGCCCACCGCAAGGGCATTCCGCTGATGTCGGATGCGGCGTTTCTTGACGCCCTCACGCGCATCGAAGACGCCGAGCCCGAACCCGAATCCGCTAAGCCTGCGCCGCGGGCCCAACGCTCGCCGCAGAACAACAAAAAGGGCGGCGGCAAGAACCATAAGCGCCGTCGTCGCCGCGGCGGCCGCGGAGGTCGCGGCAGGGGCCGACGAAATTCTGGCGGCTCGGCGGGGAAAAAGAACGACTAG
- a CDS encoding Mur ligase family protein translates to MSFRVPGALKKLRTTTATTAAKLATTASRATGRGAGGMIGGLIANAIDPSIMTNLGGGRPAVLVTGTNGKSTTTRMLAAAVRAEHTVATNDGGDNMDAGIISALMAGKDASHLVLEVDELHVPHVADNLNPQALVLLNLTRDQLDRVGEINKIERALRGAVEAHPDMLVIANCDDVLMTSVAYDAKNVIWVSAGAGWLGDSVTCPRTGGHVVRTEDDWYAVKPLADGREFRRPQPTWGVDKHGIITPTAKRPLNLALPGRANRGNAAQAIAAAVQGFGVDLDKAIAAAEGIDDVAGRYSTIHWKGREIRLLLAKNPAGWQEALSMVDRSADGLVIATNGQVADGIDMSWLWDVKFEGFNGLSVKAAGERGTDLAVRLVYADISHELIPDPMDALAACPEGRIEVLANYTAFRDLKKALSKEATNA, encoded by the coding sequence ATGAGTTTTAGAGTCCCGGGTGCGTTGAAGAAGTTGCGCACCACCACCGCCACTACCGCCGCGAAGCTGGCCACCACCGCTTCCCGCGCCACCGGCCGTGGCGCCGGCGGCATGATCGGTGGTCTAATCGCCAATGCCATTGACCCTTCCATCATGACCAACCTGGGTGGTGGGCGCCCAGCCGTGCTGGTTACCGGCACCAACGGCAAGTCCACCACCACCCGCATGTTGGCCGCCGCGGTCCGCGCCGAGCACACCGTAGCCACCAACGACGGCGGCGACAACATGGACGCCGGCATCATCTCCGCGCTCATGGCCGGCAAAGACGCCTCGCACCTGGTCCTCGAGGTGGACGAGCTCCACGTGCCCCACGTAGCCGATAACCTCAACCCGCAGGCCCTAGTCCTGCTCAACCTCACCCGCGACCAGCTGGACCGCGTGGGCGAAATCAACAAGATTGAGCGCGCCCTGCGCGGCGCCGTGGAGGCTCACCCAGACATGCTCGTCATCGCCAATTGCGACGACGTGCTCATGACCTCCGTGGCCTATGACGCCAAGAATGTCATCTGGGTCTCGGCCGGCGCCGGCTGGCTCGGCGATTCCGTCACCTGCCCCCGCACCGGCGGGCACGTCGTGCGCACCGAGGATGACTGGTACGCCGTTAAGCCGCTTGCCGACGGCCGCGAATTCCGCCGGCCGCAGCCTACCTGGGGCGTCGATAAGCATGGCATCATCACCCCGACCGCCAAGCGCCCGCTGAACCTGGCGCTGCCCGGCCGCGCGAACCGGGGCAACGCCGCCCAAGCCATCGCCGCGGCCGTGCAGGGCTTCGGTGTGGACCTCGATAAGGCCATTGCGGCCGCTGAGGGCATCGACGACGTCGCCGGCCGCTACTCCACCATCCACTGGAAGGGCCGCGAAATACGCCTGCTGCTGGCCAAGAACCCGGCCGGCTGGCAAGAAGCCCTGTCCATGGTGGACCGCAGCGCCGATGGCCTGGTCATCGCCACCAACGGCCAGGTGGCCGATGGCATCGACATGTCCTGGCTCTGGGACGTGAAATTCGAAGGCTTCAATGGCTTAAGCGTCAAGGCCGCCGGCGAGCGCGGCACCGACCTGGCCGTGCGCCTGGTCTACGCCGATATCTCCCACGAGCTCATCCCGGACCCAATGGACGCGCTCGCCGCCTGCCCGGAGGGCCGCATCGAGGTCCTCGCCAACTACACCGCCTTCCGCGATTTGAAGAAGGCGCTATCCAAGGAGGCCACCAATGCTTAA
- a CDS encoding type 1 glutamine amidotransferase, with protein sequence MLNIGLVLPDVLGTYGDDGNALVLRQRARMRGFEAEIHPIRLGEPVPETLDIYTLGGGEDTAQILAADHLIADGGLTRAANAGRPIFAICAGLQVLGESFRASGRVIDGVGLLDATTAGMQDRAIGEVASKPTRAGVTADLTEPLTGFENHLGATILGPSAQPLGTLTRGNGNADQAATADLSDGSAQRTYEGAVQGSVIATYMHGPALARNPQLADLLLAQAMGVALADLEPIEIPAVDRLRVERFNASEPPRSQR encoded by the coding sequence ATGCTTAATATCGGCCTAGTGCTTCCCGACGTCCTCGGTACCTACGGCGACGACGGCAACGCCCTCGTCCTGCGCCAGCGCGCCCGCATGCGCGGCTTCGAGGCGGAGATTCACCCCATCCGCTTGGGCGAGCCCGTGCCCGAGACGCTGGATATCTACACCCTCGGCGGCGGCGAAGATACCGCGCAGATCCTGGCTGCGGACCACCTCATCGCTGACGGCGGCCTTACCCGCGCTGCTAACGCCGGCCGCCCCATCTTCGCCATTTGCGCCGGCCTGCAAGTCCTCGGCGAATCCTTCCGCGCCTCCGGCCGCGTTATCGACGGCGTCGGACTGCTCGACGCCACCACGGCCGGCATGCAGGACCGCGCCATCGGCGAGGTGGCCTCCAAGCCCACCCGCGCCGGAGTCACCGCGGACCTCACCGAACCGCTGACCGGCTTCGAAAACCACCTAGGTGCCACCATCCTCGGCCCCTCCGCGCAGCCGCTCGGCACGCTCACCCGCGGCAATGGCAATGCCGACCAGGCCGCCACCGCCGATCTCAGCGACGGCTCCGCCCAGCGCACCTACGAAGGCGCCGTCCAAGGCAGCGTCATCGCCACCTATATGCACGGTCCGGCGCTGGCTCGAAACCCGCAGCTGGCCGATCTCCTCCTCGCCCAGGCCATGGGCGTGGCCCTCGCGGACCTCGAGCCGATTGAGATTCCGGCCGTCGACCGCCTGCGCGTCGAACGTTTCAACGCCTCCGAGCCCCCGCGCTCCCAAAGATAG
- a CDS encoding HNH endonuclease signature motif containing protein, which yields MTLLEQLGDIAKRGVELLEEAHAASSLPLPADQARTVRRTAAAFLSPTSHSRYQSRALAAARRNQHSLETLALIARRSRGISDPTKRWQFREKLCATAGTTAQVSRAATRLLREINPPPEREDGGRRIMHGEKTTLSFTGPAAQMADIWAAAKSDPLAWLTGSRAAAPATVTTNVIIELPDYLKILAGDGDDIRLAMTNGATITGAELIRRTLAGAGLFTLIHPERGPVNLYRTRQASAKQRRMLEAEGAHCAWPACRRPAAECQAHHLIEYSRGGLTHPENMTLLCPYHNSINGLPSRGRMARVNGRIAWLPPASRHNASPGSMHSGHSGIHSSADNGTASKAHGPPVFTGRGRTGPTAAVP from the coding sequence ATGACGTTATTGGAGCAGCTGGGCGACATCGCTAAGCGCGGCGTGGAACTTCTCGAAGAGGCCCACGCCGCCTCCAGCCTGCCCCTGCCCGCGGACCAAGCGCGCACCGTGCGCCGCACCGCCGCGGCCTTCCTCTCGCCCACCAGCCACTCGCGCTACCAATCCCGCGCCCTGGCCGCCGCGCGCCGCAACCAACACAGCCTGGAGACCCTCGCGCTCATCGCCCGCCGCTCGCGCGGCATTTCTGACCCCACCAAGCGCTGGCAATTCCGCGAGAAGCTGTGCGCCACCGCCGGCACCACCGCGCAGGTCTCGCGCGCGGCGACCCGGCTGCTGCGCGAAATCAACCCGCCGCCCGAGCGCGAAGACGGCGGCCGCCGCATCATGCACGGCGAGAAAACTACCCTGAGTTTCACCGGCCCCGCCGCGCAGATGGCCGATATCTGGGCCGCCGCCAAATCCGACCCGCTGGCCTGGCTCACCGGTTCCCGCGCCGCCGCGCCCGCGACCGTGACCACTAATGTCATCATCGAGCTGCCGGATTACCTGAAAATCCTGGCCGGCGACGGCGATGACATCCGCCTCGCCATGACCAATGGCGCGACCATCACCGGCGCCGAACTCATCCGCCGCACCCTAGCCGGCGCCGGCCTTTTCACGCTCATCCACCCCGAGCGCGGCCCCGTCAATCTCTACCGCACCCGGCAGGCCTCCGCGAAGCAACGTCGCATGCTCGAGGCCGAAGGCGCTCACTGCGCCTGGCCCGCTTGCCGACGCCCCGCCGCCGAATGCCAAGCCCACCACCTCATCGAATACTCCCGCGGCGGCCTCACCCACCCCGAAAACATGACGCTGCTGTGCCCGTATCACAACTCCATCAATGGGCTGCCGAGCCGCGGCCGCATGGCCCGCGTCAACGGCCGAATCGCCTGGCTCCCGCCCGCCAGCCGGCACAACGCTTCGCCAGGCAGCATGCATAGCGGCCACAGCGGTATACACAGCAGCGCAGATAACGGGACGGCAAGCAAAGCACACGGGCCGCCAGTGTTCACCGGCCGCGGGCGAACCGGCCCCACGGCTGCCGTACCTTAG